A window of Kribbella sp. NBC_00382 genomic DNA:
GTCAGCGAGCTTCTCGTCTGTGGGCTTCTCGTCAGCGAGCTTCTCGTCGGCGGGCTTCTCGTCGGCGGGCTTGTCGTCCGGTTCGAGGTCCGTGGTGGCTTCGGGGACGACGTCGCGGATCTGCTGGACGGACAGGGCACCGATCCGGACGACGTGCGGGACGTCGCCGGTGAGGTCCACGATCGTCGACGGCTGTCCGCCGGTGGCGACCCCACCATCGAGGTAGACGGCGACCGAGTCGAGCAACTGCGCCTCGGCGTCGTACACGTCCAGTGCCGCCGGCTGCCCGCTCAGATTCGCCGAGCTCACTGCGAGCGGTCCGGTGCGGGACAGGAGTTCACGGGTGTTCTCGTGGTCGGGCACACGCAGCGCCACGGTCCCCTGGGTCTCCCCCAGGTCCCACATCAGCGAACCCTGCGCGTGGCAGATCACGGTCAGCGGCCCCGGCCAGAACTTCTCGCACAGCTTCCGGCCGGCCTCCGGTACGTCGGTCGCCAGCGCGTCCAGCGACTCGACCACCGAGATCAGCACCGGCGGCGGCATGTCGCGGCCGCGGCCCTTGGCGTCCAGCAGCCGCTGGACGGCGTCGGCCTTGAAGGCGTCGGCCGCGATCCCGTAGACGGTGTCGGTCGGCAGGACGACCAGGTCGCCCGCCTCGATCGCGTCCACGGCCGCGCGGTAGGCCGGGGCCAACTCGTCACCGGTGAAGTCAAAGCGCTCGCTCACGGAGTGAATCGTGCCACTCCGGTGGTCACCCGCCCCAATCGGGTGCACCCTGACATTCGCGTGTCAGCTTCCCGGCGGACCGCCCGCGGCCGTGCATAAGATCCCGGCCATGACTGTGACACGCGACTTTCTCGCCGGCCTGCCGAAGGCCGAGCTGCATGTCCACCACGTCGGCTCCGCCTCGCCGCGGATCGTCGCCGAGCTGGCCGCCCGGCACCCGAATTCGGCGGTGCCCGCCGACGCGGCCGCGCTGGCGGAGTACTTCGTCTTCACCGATTTCGCCAAGTTCATCGAGATCTACCTGTCCGTGGTCGACCTGATCACCACGCCCGAGGACGTCCGGCTGCTCACCTACGAGGTGGCCCGCGAGATGGCCGGCCAGAACATCCGGTACTCCGAACTCACCGTCACGCCGTACTCGTCGGTCAAGCGCGGAATGGCCGCCGAGGCGTTCTGCGAGGCGATCGAGGACGCCCGGACCGCAGCGGAGAAGGAGTTCGGCGTCGTGCTGCGCTGGATCTTCGACATCCCCGGCGAATCCGGTCTGCCCGCGGCCGCTGAGACGCTGCGGATCGCCACCGAGATCCGCCCCGATGGCCTGGTCGGCTTCGGGCTCGGCGGCCCGGAGATCGGCGTACCGCGGCCGCAGTTCGCCCCGTACTTCGATGCCGCCCGCGCCGTCGGTCTGCACAGCGTGCCGCACGCGGGTGAGTCCACCGGCCCGGAGACCATCTGGGACGCCCTGCGCGTGCTCAAGGCTGAGCGGATCGGCCATGGCACCTCTGCCCTGCAGGACCCGGCTCTGGTCGACTACCTAGGCGAGCACCGGATCCCGCTCGAGGTCAGCCCGACCTCCAACCTCGCCACCCGCGTCGTCGCGTCGTACGACGAGCACCCGCTCCGCGGCATGGTCGACGCCGGCCTAGTCGTCACCATCAACTCCGACGACCCGCCCATGTTCGGCACCGACCTGGTCAACGAGTACGCCGTCGCCGCAGACCTCCTCAACCTCGACAACCAAGGCGCCGCCGACCTGGCCCGCACCGCAGTCCACACCTCCTTCGCCGACGAAACCACCAAAACCAACCTCCTCACCGAGATCGACGACTACGTAGCCAAGGCCTGACCAACACCACCCACAGGCCACCACCCACACAGCCCCACTCCGCCTCCCTGGCCCACGTCCGCACCCGGGCTAGCCACCACCACGCCGTACACCACTCTGCGGGACGCACCTCCTCGCGCCCACCCCGCTTCCCTCGCCCACCGCTCCGCCCGCCCCGCCTTTCTCCCCGCCCAGCCTCCCTCCCGCTGCCCCAGCACCCCCCGGCGTCCCATCTCGGGGGTTAACCCCCGAGATTGCGGGTTGCCACCCAAGATTCCGGGGTGGCAACCCACCATTTGAGGGGTTAACCCCCGAGATTGCGGGCGGCGAGGCGGGTGGTCGGTGGGGCGGGTGGTGGTGGGTGTGGATTTGTCGGCGGAGCGTGGTTCCCTGGTGCGGTGCGTAGGACGGCTGTCGTTGTCACGAGCTTGATGCTGCTGCTGGCGGCGGGCTGCAGCGACGGTAAAGCGGATGCGGGGCCGGGGCCGGTGCTCAAGCCTGTTCCGAAGTCGTCGGCTGCTAGTTCGATGCCTGGTCCGCCGGCTGATGGGGATCTTCCTCGTGGTGGGCGGCAGCTGTTCCCGAAGTACCAGCTGGTTGGGTACGTCGGGTTGCCGGGCTCACCTGCACTCGGGCCGCTCGACAAGGATCTGGACGCGAAGGCGGACAAGCTGGAGAAGCTCGCCAAGTCGTACGCCGTCGGGCGTACTCCGCTGCCGGTGCTCGAGCTCATCGTCGTCGTCGCGAGCGGCGGCCCGGGCAAGGATCGCAAGTACCGCAACCGGCTGGCCGACGAGAAGATCGAGAACTACCTGAAGGTCGCGCGCGAGCACAAGATGCTGCTGTTGCTCGACATCCAGCCCGGCCGGGCGAAGATCCTCGACGAGGTGAAACGGCAGGAGCGCTGGCTGAAGGAACCCGACGTCGGCCTCGCCTTCGACCCCGAGTGGGCGGTCGGTCCGGGCCAGGTGCCGGGCCGGGTCTTCGGGCACACCAGCGGTGGCGAGCTGGACAGCATCGCGAAGTACCTGTCCGGTCTGGTCGAGCAGAACGACCTGCCGGAGAAGGTGTTCGTCTTCCACCAACTGTCGACGCGGATCGTCAGCAATGAGAAGGCCCTGAAGGAACATCCGGGCGTCGTCACGATCAAGTCGGTCGACGGAATCGGCAACCGGAAGGACAAGGAGTCCACCTGGCGCAAGCTCACTCCGACGATGGCCGCCGGGGTGCATGCGGGGTTCAAGCTCTTCTACCAGGAGGACACCCGGCACGGCCCGCTGATGACGCCGGCACAGGTGATGGCGCTCAAGCCGCGCCCGGAGTTCGTCGTCTACGAGTGAACTCTGCGCCCAGTGGCGAAGCGGTGCTTGCCAGTCAGGTCGAGCTGATCGCGTACCTCGGTGAAGAGACCGGTAGCCGCGAAGACGGCCGGCGCCGACTCCCCCTGTACGTCCGCATGCTCGCAGCCGAACCAGCCACCGGGCTTCAGCAAACGACCGGCCGTGGCGGCGACGACCTTGATCTCGTCGAGCCCGTCGTCACCCGACCAGAGCGCCAGCGCCGGGTCATGGTCACGCACCTCGGCGGTGACGGATTCCCAAGCAGTCAAAGGGATGTAGGGCGGATTGGAGATCACCGCGTCGACCTGGCCGTCCAGCTCCGGTAGGCAGCCGTCGATGTCGCCCTCGTGCAAGGTGGCCCCGGTCCCGGCCAGATTGCGCCGGGCCCAGACGCACGCCTCGGGCGACAGCTCGACTGCATGCACCGTGCTGTCGGGTCGCTCGGTAGCGACGGCGCCCGCGATTGCACCTGAGCCGCTGCAGAGGTCGACCACTAGCGGGTTCTCGACGTCGGCGATGCGGTCGAGGATCCAGCCGACGAGCACCTCGGTCTCAGGCCGCGGTACGAACACCCCTGGCCCTACTGCGAGGTCGCGGTAGCGGAAGGCCGCAGTACCGGTCAGGTGTTGCAGTGGCTCACGCTGCGCTCTACGGGCGAGCAGGGCGGCGTACTGCGCCTCCTGGTCGGCGGTGGGCTTCACGAGCCCCAACTGCATCCGCCGTACGCCGGTGACGTGGGCAAGCAGCTCAGCGGCGTCGTAGTCGGGGGACGCGACCCCTGCGTCGGCCAGCTGGGCAGTGGCCTCCGCTAGCAACGTACGGACGCTCACTGGCTTTCGACGGCCTCTAGACGAGCGGTGAGGTCCGCATCGGTCAGTGCCTGGATCACCGGGGCAAGCTCGCCGTTGAGCACCTGGTCAAGGTTGTGCGCCTTGTAGCCGACCCGGTGGTCGGAGAAGCGGTTCTCCGGGAAGTTGTAGGTGCGGACGCGCTCGGAGCGGTCGACCGTACGGATCTGCGACCGGCGGGCGTCGGACGCCTCCTGGTCAGCCGCCTCCTGCGCGGCGGCGAGCAGCCGGGATCGCAGTACCCGCATGGCCTGCTCGCGGTTCTGCAGCTGGGACTTCTCGTTCTGCATGGAGACGACGATGCCGGTCGGCAGGTGGGTGATCCGGACGGCGGAGTCGGTCGTGTTGACGCTCTGGCCGCCGGGGCCGGACGACCGGAAGACATCGATCCGCAGATCGTTCTGGTCGATCTCGACGTCCACGTCCTCGGCCTCGGGCAGCACCAGGACACCGGCCGCGCTGGTGTGGATCCGGCCTTGCGACTCGGTCACCGGCACCCGCTGCACGCGGTGCACGCCACCTTCGAACTTCAGCTTCGCGTACGGCGCTTCGCCGGGCTCGGGCGTGCCCTTCGCCTTCACCGCGACGGTGATCGACTTGTACCCGCCGAGGTCGGACTCGGCCGAGTCGAGCACCTCGGTCTTCCAGTTCTGCGACTCGGCGTACTTCAGGTACATCTTGAGCAGGTCGCCGGCGAAAAGGGCCGACTCGTCGCCGCCCTCCCCCGCCTTGATCTCGAGGATCGCGTCCTTGTCGTCACTCGGGTCACGCGGCACCAGCAGCACCTGCAGCTTCTCGGCCAGCTCATCGCGCCGGCGCTCGAGCTTGGTCGCCTCTTCCGCGAAGCTCGCGTCCTCGTGGGCAAGCTCCTTGGCGGCCTCGATGTCATCGGCCGTCTGCAACCACTCCGCGTACGTCCGCACCACGGGCGCCAGCGCGGCGTACCGCTTGCCGACCTGCCGCGCGACCGCCTGGTCGGAGTGCAGCTCAGGATCCGACATCCGCCGTTCCAGCTCGGCGTACTCCGCCTTCAGCGACTGCACTGCCTCGAACATGCCTGCACTCCTTCCTTCGGTTCCACTGTGGACAACGCAACGGCGCCGGTCCCGAATCCCCTGGGGGACTCGTGGACCGGCGCCGGAAAGTCGCTACTTCTTCGCGTACCGCTTCTCGAAGCGGGCGACGCGGCCACCGGTGTCGAGAATCTTCTGCTTGCCGGTGTAGAAGGGGTGGCACTGCGAGCAGACCTCGGAGCGGATGGTGCCGCTCTCGGCCGTCGAGTGGGTCTCGAACGACGCGCCACAGGTGCACGTCACCTTGGTCAGCACGTAGTTCGGGTGGATGTCGCTCTTCATGGATCTCCTCGAGTCAAAGGCGGGCCCGGGTCGTCCGCTTGGTACGAACGTGAACCGGAACCAACAGACAAGTTTGCCATCTCAGGCCCCAACCTGACGAATCGCCCCGGTATTCCGGGGCGATTCGGTCAGCTTGTGGTTACTTCTAGTTACCGTTGTCCGTCGTGTGACCGTTGCCGGCCGACGGAGTCGTCTTGTTCACCTGGAGCAGGAACTCGATGTTCGACTTGCTCTCCTTGAGCTTGCCGATCAGCAGTTCCAGCGCGGCCTGACCGTCCAGCGCGCTCAGCACCCGGCGGAGCTTCCAGACCACCGCGGTCTCGTCCTTCGACATCAGCAGTTCCTCGCGGCGGGTGCCGGAGGCGACCACGTCGATGGCGGGGAAGATGCGGCGGTCGGCGAACTCGCGGCGGAGCCGGAGCTCCATGTTGCCGGTGCCCTTGAACTCCTCGAAGATGACCTCGTCCATCTTGGAGCCGGTCTCGATCAGCGCCGTCGCCAGGATGGTCAGCGAGCCGCCGTCCTCGATGTTGCGGGCCGCGCCGAAGAACCGCTTCGGCGGGTAGAGCGCCGACGAGTCGACACCACCGGACAGGATCCGGCCGCTGGCCGGGGCCGCGATGTTGTACGCCCGGCCCAGGCGGGTGATCGAGTCGAGCAGGACGACCACGTCGTGGCCGAGCTCGACCAGGCGCTTGGCCCGCTCGATCGCCAGCTCCGCGACCGTGGTGTGGTCGTCGGCCGGCCGGTCGAAGGTCGAGGCGATGACCTCACCCTTGACCGTGCGCTGCATGTCGGTGACCTCTTCGGGCCGCTCGTCCACCAGCACGACCATCAGGTGTACTTCGGGGTTGTTCGTGGTGATCGCGTTGGCGAGCGCCTGCAGCACCATCGTCTTACCGGCCTTCGGCGGCGAGACGATCAGGCCGCGCTGGCCCTTGCCGATCGGGCTGACGATGTCGACGATCCGGGTGGTCAGGATGTTCGGCTCGGTCTCGAGCCGGAGCCGCTCGGTCGCGTACAGCGGGGTCAGCTTGTTGAAGTCCTGACGCTGCTTGGCGACCTCGGGGTCCGACCCGTTGACGGTGTCGATCCGGACCAGCGGGTTGAACTTCTCCTTGCGCTCGCCGTCCGACGGCTGCTTCACCGCGCCGGTGATCGCGTCACCCTTGCGCAGGCCGTAGCGCTTAACCATCGACAGCGCGACGTACACGTCGTTCGGGCCGGGCAGGTAGCCACTGGTCCGGACGAAGGCGTAGTTGTCGAGCACGTCGAGGATGCCGGCCGCGGGAACGAGGACGTCGTCCTCGTTGATCGTCGGCTCCGGCTCGAAGCGGTCGTTGCGGCCACGGTTGCGCTGGTTGTCCCGGCCGCCGCGATCGTTGCGGTCGTTGCGGTCGGTGGTGGGACGGTCGGTGGTGGTGCGGTCCCGATCGCGGCCCCGGCGGCGACGGCGACGGCCCTCACCCTCCTCGCCCCGGTCGTTCTGGTTCTGCCGGTCGCGGTTGTTGTCGCGGCCACCATCGCGGTTGGCATCGCGATCGGTGCGCTGACCGTCGCGGTTGCCGTCCCGCTGGCTCTCGCCGCGGCTCTGCTGAGAGTCGCGAGCCTGGCCATCACGCGCCTGGCCATCGCGGGCCTGGCTGTCACGGCTGTCCCGGGTCTGGCCTTCACGGCTGTCGCGGGTCTGGCCGTCGCGGCTGTCCCGGGCCTGGCTGTCGCGCTGGGTGTCCCGCGCGTTGTCGCGGCCACGGTTGCGGTCGCGGTTGCCTTCGGTACGGTCGCCGCGGCTCTCGCCACGGTCGGTGCTCTGCTCGATCGACGGGCTGTCGGCCGGCTCACGAGTCTTCTCCGGCGCCTGCACGACCTCAGTCGTGGCTGCGCCGTTCCGCGCCGCGACCGGGGCCGACTCGGCCGACCGGTCGGTGACGCTGGTGGTGGCGCCGTTCTGCTCGGCCGTCTCCGTGCCACTCTGGGTGGCGGCGGCGCGCGTCCGGCGACTGCCGGCCCGCTGCGGTGCGTCCTGAGCGGGAGCCTCGGCCTTGACCTCAGCGGTCTTGGCCCTGGCCTTGGTGGCCACCGGCTCCGCGGCCTCGTCCAGGGTCGGCTGACTCGACCGCGAGCGAGAGCCCGCGGCGCCGATACTCGCCTGGTTGGCCTTGATCGCCTCGATCAGCTGGCCCTTGCGCAGCGCGCCGGTGCCCTTGATGCCGAGCGTCCCGGCGAGCTGCTTGAGCTCGGGGAGCAGCATGCCTTCGAGGCCGCCTCCGGTCTTGCGGCGCCGCGTTCCGGCGGTAGCCGTCGCGTCAGTGCCCGGGGCCGAGGTACCGGCTCCGCTGGAGGCTTCAACAGTTTCTGTCACGTGAGGTCCTTCCCACACGGATGGACGATGTCCTGAGAGGCTCATCGCCCGGAATCATCTCCCGCGACCGACGAAACGGCGACGCGGGGTAACAAAGAGGCGGCTCTCGCTGAATCTGGGTCCCCCGGAAATCTCCGGCGCAGGCGGCGCAAGTTCTTCACTGGGAGATCGCCACGTACACCTGGGGTGCCGGGAACAAAGCCCGATGCGGCGAGAGTTCGCCGATCACCTGGAAGGCGATCGGGTGAGTCGAGACTAGCACCCATCAGGGTCAGTCTGCTGCCTCGGGATGTTCAACGCGTGTCCGGGATCGTTCATTCCCGCCCTCGGCGAGCAGAAGTTCTGCATCCGCGGGCCAGACCTGTACACCGAGTGGATCGATGCCGAGCTCGTACCGCCGCCAGCCGTCCGGTGCTTCGTCGGCACGTTCGGGCTCCTCGCCGATCACCAGCACCGTCGGGCCGGCGCCACTGACGACCGCGGCCAGACCGCTTCCCCGGAGCTTGTGCACAAGGGCAAGGCTCTCGGGCATCGCGGGTTGCCGGTACTCCTGGTGCAGCCAGTCCTCGGTCGCTGTCATCAGCAAGGATGGCCGCGAGGTCAACGCAGCAACGAGCAATGCGGCCCGTCCTGCATTTGCAGCTGCATCTGCATGCGGTACTGCGGATGGCAGCAACCCGCGAGCCTCTTTGGTCAGCACTCGCGTCGACGGCACGTACGCAACTACCGACAACTCGGCCAACGGCTCCAACCGAACTGTCCGGCCGGTGTCCCCATCGGTCCACGCGATCGTGAACCCACCCAACGCACAAGCAGCCACGTTGTCCGGATGCCCTTCGATCTCGTGAGCGAGCTCCACCACCCGCTCCCGATCCAACGGCTCCCCCGCCAACCCGTACGCCGCCGCGATCCCCCCAACGATCGCAGCCGACGACGACCCCAACCCCCGCCCATGCGGAATCCGGTTCTCACACCGCAACGTAAATCCCGGCACCGACGCCCCAAGTGCATCCAACCCAGCCCGAATAGCCCGCACCACCAGGTGCGACTCATCCAGCGCGACCTCACCCTCACCGGGCCCAGTCACCTCAACACTCACCCCGGTACCACCAGGAACCACCGTCAACTCGTCATACCGGGTCAACGCCAACCCAAACGCATCAAACCCCGGCCCAAGATTCGCACTGGTAGCCGGCACCCGAACCCGAACCGCCCCGGCTGCGCCTAGCCCGGACCCGCCGTCGGCCGCGTCGCTGCCCGGAGTGCCGCCGGCCACTTCGCCGTCATCCAACTCGCCGCTGCCCGATCCGACGTGCCCGCTTACACCGTCGGCCGTCTCGCGGCCGGCCGAGTTGCCGAACGGATCGCCGCTGGCCGTTTCGCCGTCGTCCAGCTCGCCACCACGCCTTCCAGCGTCGGCGAACTCTCGCCCGGCTGACTGGTCGCTGGTCGAGGCCAACTCAAACCAGCCCAGCCACGCGGGCGACCGCGTCGGTGTCGGCCGGCGTGACCGGGGACTCGGCGACCGTTGCATAAGACAGTGCAGTGTCGATGTCCTTCAAGCCGTGGCCGGTGACTGTGATGACGATGGTGGAGCCGCCGTCGAGGCGACCTGCCGCCTTCGTTGCCAGTAGGCCGGCGACGCCAGCGGCTGAGGCGGGTTCTACGAAGACGCCTTCTCGGGCGGCCAACTCACGTTGGGCGGAGAGGATCTGGTCGTCGGTGACTGCCTCGATGCGGCCGCCTGACTCGTCCCGGGCGGCTTCGGCGAGGGTCCAGGATGCCGGGTTGCCGACCCGGATCGCGGTCGCCTGGGTGTCCGGCTTCTCGACGATCCGGCCGGTCACGATCGGCGCCGCGCCCTCGGCCTGGAAACCCCACATCTGCGGGACCTTCGAGGAGATCTTGTCCTTCCGGTACTCCTGGTAGCCCTTCCAGTACGCCGCGATGTTGCCCGCGTTCCCAACCGGCAGCAGGTGCAAGTCAGGAGCATCACCAAGCGCGTCACACACCTCGAACGCCGCGGTCTTCTGGCCTTCCAGCCGGACCGGGTTGACCGAGTTCACCAGCGCGACCGGGTAGTGCTTGCCCAGCTCACGCACGATCCGCAGGCAGTCGTCGAAGCCACCGTCGATCGACACCAGCTTCGCGCCGTGCACGATCGCCTGCGCCAGCTTGCCCTTCGCGATCCGCCCGGCCGGGATCAGCACCAGCGGCAGCATCCCCGCCCGCACCGCGTACGCCGCGGCCGACGCCGACGTGTTCCCCGTCGAGGCGCAGACAACAGCCTTGTCACCGGCCTGTGCGGCGAGCGAGATCGCCACCGTCATGCCACGGTCCTTGAACGAGCCGGTCGGGTTGTTGCCCTCGACCTTCAGCCAGACCTCGCAATTGGTCTGCTCGCTCAGCCACTGCGCGGCCACCAGCGGCGTACCGCCTTCGCCCAGCGTGACCACCGGAGTGTCCGCCGAGACCGGCAACCGGTCGCGGTATTCCTCGATCACGCCTCGCCATTGATGAGGTCGCTGCTGTGGCCTCTGCTGACTCATTGTCTTCAATCCCCTTCGACCCGCATCACACTGCTGACCTCACGGACGATGTCCATGTCGCGCAGGGCTTCCACGGTCGCGGAGAGTGCGGCGTCGGTGGCGGTGTGGGTGACGACGACGAGCTGCGCCTCACCACCCCGGCCCTCCTGGCGGACGGTCTGGATCGACACGCCGTGCTCGGAGAACGCGAGGGCCACCGCCGCCAGCACGCCGGCCTTGTCGGCCACGTCCAGCGACACGTGATAGCGAGTCCGGGTGGCACCCATCGGACGGGCGGCCCGCTGGGTGTACGACGACTCGCCGACCCCCGGCACGCCCTTGAGCCGGTTGCGCGCGGCGGAGACCAGATCCCCGAGGACAGCGCTGGCCGTCGGGGCGCCGCCGGCCCCACGACCATAGAACATCAGCTGGCCGGCCGCTTTGGATTCCACGAAAACGGCGTTGTACGCGTCCCGGACCGACGCCAGCGGATGGCTCAGCGGGATCATCGCCGGGTAGACCCGCGCGCCGACCGAGTCGTTCTCCTCGTCCAGCTCGCAGATCGCCAGGAACTTCACCACGCAGCCCATCTCGCGGGCCGAGGCGATGTCCGTCGCGGACACCTCGGTGATGCCCTCGCGGTGCACGTCAGCGATGGAAACCCTGGTATGGAAGGCCAAACTGGCCAGCAGAGCAGCCTTGGCGGCGGCATCGAAACCCTCGATGTCGGCGGTCGGGTCGGCCTCGGCGTACCCGAGGGCCTGGGCCTCCTCGAGCGCCTCGTCGAAACCGGCGCCGGTGGAGTCCATCTTGTCGAGGATGTAGTTCGTGGTGCCGTTGACGATGCCCATCACCCGGGTCACGTCATCACCGGCCAGCGACTCACGCAACGGGCGCAGGATCGGGATCGCGCCGGCGACGGCGGCTTCGAAGTACAGATCTCGCTCGTACTTCTCCGCGGCGGCGAACAGGGTCGGGCCGTCCTCCGCGAGCAGCGCCTTGTTGGCCGTGACGACGGAAGCGCCATGCTCGAGAGCGGTGAGGATCAGGCTGCGGGCCGGTTCGATCCCGCCGATCACCTCGATCACCAGGTCGAGGTCACCGCGCGAGACGAGCGCTTGGGCGTCGGTGGTGATGAGGGCCGGGTCGACCGCGATGTCGCGCGCCCGGCCTGCTCGGCGTACGGCGATGCCGGCGATCTCCAGCGGAGCGCCGACCCGGGCGGCGAGGTCGTCGGCCCGCTCGGTGAGGATCCGGACCACCTCGGTCCCGACGACGCCGCAACCCAGCAGCGCCACCTTCAAGGGTTTGCCTGACGGTTTCACTCGGCCCCCATGT
This region includes:
- the thrC gene encoding threonine synthase, producing the protein MSQQRPQQRPHQWRGVIEEYRDRLPVSADTPVVTLGEGGTPLVAAQWLSEQTNCEVWLKVEGNNPTGSFKDRGMTVAISLAAQAGDKAVVCASTGNTSASAAAYAVRAGMLPLVLIPAGRIAKGKLAQAIVHGAKLVSIDGGFDDCLRIVRELGKHYPVALVNSVNPVRLEGQKTAAFEVCDALGDAPDLHLLPVGNAGNIAAYWKGYQEYRKDKISSKVPQMWGFQAEGAAPIVTGRIVEKPDTQATAIRVGNPASWTLAEAARDESGGRIEAVTDDQILSAQRELAAREGVFVEPASAAGVAGLLATKAAGRLDGGSTIVITVTGHGLKDIDTALSYATVAESPVTPADTDAVARVAGLV
- a CDS encoding adenosine deaminase, whose protein sequence is MTVTRDFLAGLPKAELHVHHVGSASPRIVAELAARHPNSAVPADAAALAEYFVFTDFAKFIEIYLSVVDLITTPEDVRLLTYEVAREMAGQNIRYSELTVTPYSSVKRGMAAEAFCEAIEDARTAAEKEFGVVLRWIFDIPGESGLPAAAETLRIATEIRPDGLVGFGLGGPEIGVPRPQFAPYFDAARAVGLHSVPHAGESTGPETIWDALRVLKAERIGHGTSALQDPALVDYLGEHRIPLEVSPTSNLATRVVASYDEHPLRGMVDAGLVVTINSDDPPMFGTDLVNEYAVAADLLNLDNQGAADLARTAVHTSFADETTKTNLLTEIDDYVAKA
- the prmC gene encoding peptide chain release factor N(5)-glutamine methyltransferase, which encodes MSVRTLLAEATAQLADAGVASPDYDAAELLAHVTGVRRMQLGLVKPTADQEAQYAALLARRAQREPLQHLTGTAAFRYRDLAVGPGVFVPRPETEVLVGWILDRIADVENPLVVDLCSGSGAIAGAVATERPDSTVHAVELSPEACVWARRNLAGTGATLHEGDIDGCLPELDGQVDAVISNPPYIPLTAWESVTAEVRDHDPALALWSGDDGLDEIKVVAATAGRLLKPGGWFGCEHADVQGESAPAVFAATGLFTEVRDQLDLTGKHRFATGRRVHS
- a CDS encoding L-threonylcarbamoyladenylate synthase, with the translated sequence MSERFDFTGDELAPAYRAAVDAIEAGDLVVLPTDTVYGIAADAFKADAVQRLLDAKGRGRDMPPPVLISVVESLDALATDVPEAGRKLCEKFWPGPLTVICHAQGSLMWDLGETQGTVALRVPDHENTRELLSRTGPLAVSSANLSGQPAALDVYDAEAQLLDSVAVYLDGGVATGGQPSTIVDLTGDVPHVVRIGALSVQQIRDVVPEATTDLEPDDKPADEKPADEKLADEKPTDEKLADEKPADETVQDAKPQDEPTEIPAEASNEKTEDKPEDDKAADVRPAD
- the thrB gene encoding homoserine kinase, giving the protein MASTSDQSAGREFADAGRRGGELDDGETASGDPFGNSAGRETADGVSGHVGSGSGELDDGEVAGGTPGSDAADGGSGLGAAGAVRVRVPATSANLGPGFDAFGLALTRYDELTVVPGGTGVSVEVTGPGEGEVALDESHLVVRAIRAGLDALGASVPGFTLRCENRIPHGRGLGSSSAAIVGGIAAAYGLAGEPLDRERVVELAHEIEGHPDNVAACALGGFTIAWTDGDTGRTVRLEPLAELSVVAYVPSTRVLTKEARGLLPSAVPHADAAANAGRAALLVAALTSRPSLLMTATEDWLHQEYRQPAMPESLALVHKLRGSGLAAVVSGAGPTVLVIGEEPERADEAPDGWRRYELGIDPLGVQVWPADAELLLAEGGNERSRTRVEHPEAAD
- the rho gene encoding transcription termination factor Rho, producing the protein MTETVEASSGAGTSAPGTDATATAGTRRRKTGGGLEGMLLPELKQLAGTLGIKGTGALRKGQLIEAIKANQASIGAAGSRSRSSQPTLDEAAEPVATKARAKTAEVKAEAPAQDAPQRAGSRRTRAAATQSGTETAEQNGATTSVTDRSAESAPVAARNGAATTEVVQAPEKTREPADSPSIEQSTDRGESRGDRTEGNRDRNRGRDNARDTQRDSQARDSRDGQTRDSREGQTRDSRDSQARDGQARDGQARDSQQSRGESQRDGNRDGQRTDRDANRDGGRDNNRDRQNQNDRGEEGEGRRRRRRGRDRDRTTTDRPTTDRNDRNDRGGRDNQRNRGRNDRFEPEPTINEDDVLVPAAGILDVLDNYAFVRTSGYLPGPNDVYVALSMVKRYGLRKGDAITGAVKQPSDGERKEKFNPLVRIDTVNGSDPEVAKQRQDFNKLTPLYATERLRLETEPNILTTRIVDIVSPIGKGQRGLIVSPPKAGKTMVLQALANAITTNNPEVHLMVVLVDERPEEVTDMQRTVKGEVIASTFDRPADDHTTVAELAIERAKRLVELGHDVVVLLDSITRLGRAYNIAAPASGRILSGGVDSSALYPPKRFFGAARNIEDGGSLTILATALIETGSKMDEVIFEEFKGTGNMELRLRREFADRRIFPAIDVVASGTRREELLMSKDETAVVWKLRRVLSALDGQAALELLIGKLKESKSNIEFLLQVNKTTPSAGNGHTTDNGN
- the rpmE gene encoding 50S ribosomal protein L31: MKSDIHPNYVLTKVTCTCGASFETHSTAESGTIRSEVCSQCHPFYTGKQKILDTGGRVARFEKRYAKK
- a CDS encoding homoserine dehydrogenase; the encoded protein is MKPSGKPLKVALLGCGVVGTEVVRILTERADDLAARVGAPLEIAGIAVRRAGRARDIAVDPALITTDAQALVSRGDLDLVIEVIGGIEPARSLILTALEHGASVVTANKALLAEDGPTLFAAAEKYERDLYFEAAVAGAIPILRPLRESLAGDDVTRVMGIVNGTTNYILDKMDSTGAGFDEALEEAQALGYAEADPTADIEGFDAAAKAALLASLAFHTRVSIADVHREGITEVSATDIASAREMGCVVKFLAICELDEENDSVGARVYPAMIPLSHPLASVRDAYNAVFVESKAAGQLMFYGRGAGGAPTASAVLGDLVSAARNRLKGVPGVGESSYTQRAARPMGATRTRYHVSLDVADKAGVLAAVALAFSEHGVSIQTVRQEGRGGEAQLVVVTHTATDAALSATVEALRDMDIVREVSSVMRVEGD
- the prfA gene encoding peptide chain release factor 1, which gives rise to MFEAVQSLKAEYAELERRMSDPELHSDQAVARQVGKRYAALAPVVRTYAEWLQTADDIEAAKELAHEDASFAEEATKLERRRDELAEKLQVLLVPRDPSDDKDAILEIKAGEGGDESALFAGDLLKMYLKYAESQNWKTEVLDSAESDLGGYKSITVAVKAKGTPEPGEAPYAKLKFEGGVHRVQRVPVTESQGRIHTSAAGVLVLPEAEDVDVEIDQNDLRIDVFRSSGPGGQSVNTTDSAVRITHLPTGIVVSMQNEKSQLQNREQAMRVLRSRLLAAAQEAADQEASDARRSQIRTVDRSERVRTYNFPENRFSDHRVGYKAHNLDQVLNGELAPVIQALTDADLTARLEAVESQ